From a region of the Mercurialis annua linkage group LG1-X, ddMerAnnu1.2, whole genome shotgun sequence genome:
- the LOC126665531 gene encoding zinc finger protein ZAT11-like, giving the protein MAMKRTRDNSEIENIDMAKCLMLLSYSLGHNKLPTKQPTSMVNDHVFECKTCNKKFSSFQALGGHRASHKRSRLFVDGATASSDIDLAVVATVKKPKMHECSICGVEFALGQALGGHMRRHRAAAMAKNDHHIASKLPVLRRSNSSKRVYGLDLNLTPLENDLEYLFGKMAPKVDLFI; this is encoded by the coding sequence atGGCCATGAAAAGAACTAGAGATAATTCCGAGATCGAAAACATAGACATGGCGAAATGTCTAATGCTTCTTTCTTATAGCCTAGGGCACAACAAATTACCAACAAAACAACCGACTAGTATGGTTAATGATCACGTTTTCGAATGCAAAACGTGTAACAAAAAATTCTCGTCGTTTCAAGCTCTTGGCGGTCATAGAGCGAGCCATAAGAGATCCAGATTATTCGTGGATGGTGCAACTGCGAGTAGCGATATTGATCTTGCAGTTGTAGCTACGGTAAAGAAGCCGAAGATGCACGAGTGCTCTATTTGTGGCGTAGAGTTTGCTTTAGGGCAAGCTTTGGGTGGTCATATGCGGAGGCATAGAGCTGCTGCCATGGCTAAAAATGATCATCATATCGCTTCGAAATTGCCGGTTCTAAGAAGATCGAATAGTAGCAAGAGGGTGTATGGACTTGACTTGAATCTAACTCCTTTGGAGAATGATCTTGAGTATTTGTTTGGGAAGATGGCTCCTAAAGTTGATCTTTTCATCTGA